Proteins found in one Rhodobacteraceae bacterium D3-12 genomic segment:
- a CDS encoding DUF2061 domain-containing protein produces MESPARSLVKAICWNILGLVVMCLVGLVMTGSLALGGAMAVLNTSIGFVCYLFYERLWARVHWGRHG; encoded by the coding sequence ATGGAAAGCCCCGCCCGAAGCCTTGTTAAAGCCATATGCTGGAACATTCTGGGTCTGGTTGTCATGTGCCTTGTCGGGCTGGTGATGACCGGGTCGCTGGCGCTGGGGGGGGCAATGGCGGTGTTGAACACCAGCATCGGGTTTGTCTGCTATCTGTTTTACGAGCGGCTTTGGGCGCGGGTGCACTGGGGGCGGCATGGCTGA
- a CDS encoding DUF983 domain-containing protein, which translates to MTDQSISPVAQQEQERPLWPALRKGWRRRCPNCGSGPLLKSYLKVNDDCSVCREEFHHHRADDGPAYLTILVVGHLMAPLLHFTFVTWRPEPLVLFTIFAIGCVTLSLYLLPRLKGAVIGFQWARQMGGFGKEHSSKPAAPPPQIN; encoded by the coding sequence ATGACCGATCAATCCATTTCACCGGTTGCACAGCAAGAACAAGAACGCCCTCTTTGGCCCGCATTGCGCAAAGGTTGGCGGCGGCGCTGTCCCAATTGCGGCTCGGGGCCGTTGCTGAAAAGCTATCTCAAGGTAAACGACGATTGCAGCGTTTGCCGCGAGGAATTCCACCATCATCGGGCTGATGACGGGCCTGCTTACCTAACCATTTTGGTGGTGGGGCACCTGATGGCGCCGCTTTTGCATTTCACGTTCGTGACGTGGCGTCCTGAGCCGCTGGTGCTTTTCACCATCTTCGCTATTGGCTGCGTGACACTCTCGCTATACCTTCTGCCCAGACTGAAAGGGGCGGTGATCGGGTTTCAATGGGCCCGACAGATGGGCGGGTTTGGCAAGGAGCACTCAAGCAAACCGGCCGCACCCCCGCCTCAGATTAATTGA
- a CDS encoding DMT family transporter encodes MVWILISIAAAAFQTLRFMLQKSLSGTSLSAGGATLARFLYSMPFVISLALGSLLWSGAGWPVLGGRFWAFAMVGGLGQILATWCVVALFAHRNFAVGITFKKTEVMQTALVGFVLLGDRVSVAGMAAILLGLVGVLILSDSADGTGGFARRVMNRAAGLGLLSGAFFAVSAVCYRGATLEVPSDDPFMRAVVALAIVTTAQTLALSAWLAWREKGEVARVIAARRTAVWMGLSGLGGSLCWFIAFTLQNAAYVFAVGQIEVIFSIAASVLFFGETLSRKELGGIGFLTISILALVLLA; translated from the coding sequence ATGGTCTGGATTCTGATCTCAATCGCGGCGGCGGCGTTTCAGACGCTGCGCTTTATGCTGCAAAAATCGCTAAGCGGCACATCGTTGAGCGCGGGCGGCGCGACGCTTGCGCGGTTCCTTTATTCGATGCCCTTCGTGATCAGCCTCGCGCTTGGCTCTCTGCTGTGGAGCGGTGCGGGCTGGCCCGTGTTGGGCGGCCGGTTCTGGGCGTTTGCGATGGTCGGCGGGTTGGGGCAGATTTTGGCGACATGGTGTGTTGTCGCGTTGTTTGCCCACCGTAACTTTGCTGTTGGCATCACGTTCAAGAAAACCGAAGTGATGCAAACTGCGCTGGTCGGCTTTGTCCTGTTGGGCGACCGGGTGTCGGTGGCGGGAATGGCGGCGATACTGCTTGGCCTTGTCGGTGTCTTGATCCTGTCGGACAGCGCGGATGGCACAGGCGGATTTGCGCGACGGGTCATGAACCGGGCCGCCGGATTGGGCCTTTTATCGGGGGCGTTTTTCGCAGTGTCAGCGGTGTGCTATCGCGGCGCAACGCTTGAGGTGCCCTCGGACGATCCGTTTATGCGCGCGGTTGTGGCGCTGGCGATTGTGACAACGGCGCAGACCTTGGCCCTGTCGGCATGGCTTGCATGGCGGGAAAAGGGCGAGGTGGCACGGGTGATCGCAGCGCGCCGAACCGCGGTCTGGATGGGGTTGAGCGGGCTTGGCGGTTCGCTTTGCTGGTTCATCGCCTTCACGCTGCAAAACGCGGCCTATGTGTTTGCCGTGGGCCAGATCGAGGTGATCTTTTCGATCGCGGCGTCAGTGCTGTTCTTTGGCGAGACCCTGAGCCGCAAAGAACTAGGCGGCATCGGGTTTTTAACCATCAGCATTCTGGCGCTTGTCTTGCTGGCCTAG
- a CDS encoding EF-hand domain-containing protein yields the protein MKREYVIAGIVAASIVAGAGMATAQGKQGHGRGMGPMMPEFSELDANGDGNLTQAEMEAHAKAKFDAADTDGNGKLSAEELLEAGKKRKEERRAKRAEKMLKRLDTNNDGEVSFDEMPGQQTQADRMFSRIDADGDGNITEAEMQDAAKKFKERRGKHGKHGKPGKHGHKDGHKGERKAD from the coding sequence ATGAAACGTGAATATGTAATCGCAGGTATCGTGGCCGCCAGTATTGTTGCAGGGGCTGGTATGGCAACCGCGCAGGGCAAACAAGGCCATGGGCGCGGTATGGGCCCGATGATGCCAGAGTTTTCTGAGCTCGACGCCAATGGCGACGGCAACCTGACGCAGGCCGAAATGGAAGCCCACGCCAAGGCGAAGTTTGACGCCGCAGACACCGATGGCAACGGAAAACTGTCGGCTGAAGAGCTGCTTGAGGCTGGCAAAAAGCGCAAAGAAGAGCGCCGTGCCAAGCGTGCCGAGAAAATGCTCAAGCGGTTGGACACCAACAATGATGGCGAAGTGAGCTTTGACGAGATGCCGGGTCAGCAGACCCAAGCGGACCGCATGTTCAGCCGCATCGACGCCGATGGCGATGGCAACATCACCGAAGCAGAGATGCAAGACGCGGCCAAGAAGTTCAAAGAGCGTCGCGGCAAGCACGGCAAGCATGGCAAACCCGGTAAGCATGGCCACAAAGACGGTCACAAAGGTGAGCGCAAAGCCGATTAA
- a CDS encoding fatty acid desaturase: MAERGKVEWPTWGLLGLTYLTWAVATTWAAAFWLPLGMVLVTLSAALHSSLTHEALHGHPTRKAWLNEALVFPALSLCVPYRRFRDTHIAHHRDENITDPYDDPETNYLDPEVWAVQPRWAKAVLRLNNTLFGRLLIGPVIGQVFFMRADWRLARKGARRVVNGWLWHLPALGLVVWWMAALGQMPVWAFLLASYAAHSILKIRTYLEHRAHEAADGRTVLIEDRGLLALLFLNNNLHVVHHAYPKLEWYALPQKTREEREAFLARNDDYYYRSYAQVFRRYFWRGKDPVPHPLFSRR; the protein is encoded by the coding sequence ATGGCTGAGCGGGGCAAGGTCGAATGGCCGACGTGGGGCTTGCTGGGGCTGACGTATCTCACTTGGGCGGTTGCGACGACTTGGGCCGCGGCGTTTTGGTTGCCGCTTGGCATGGTGTTGGTCACACTTTCGGCGGCGCTGCACAGCTCGCTAACCCATGAGGCGCTACATGGCCATCCAACGCGCAAAGCGTGGCTAAACGAGGCGCTGGTGTTTCCGGCGCTGTCGCTCTGTGTGCCGTATCGCCGCTTTCGCGACACGCATATCGCGCATCACCGGGACGAAAACATCACCGATCCTTATGACGACCCGGAGACGAATTACCTAGACCCAGAGGTTTGGGCGGTGCAGCCGCGGTGGGCCAAGGCGGTGCTTCGACTGAACAACACGTTGTTCGGGCGCTTGCTGATTGGTCCGGTGATCGGGCAGGTGTTTTTCATGCGCGCGGATTGGCGGCTTGCTCGTAAGGGCGCGCGGAGGGTGGTGAATGGCTGGCTCTGGCATCTTCCGGCGCTTGGGCTGGTGGTCTGGTGGATGGCCGCCCTTGGGCAGATGCCTGTCTGGGCTTTCTTGCTGGCCAGCTATGCGGCGCATTCGATCCTGAAAATCCGCACCTATCTTGAGCATCGCGCCCATGAGGCCGCCGACGGGCGCACCGTGTTGATCGAGGATCGCGGACTATTGGCGTTGCTTTTTCTCAACAACAACCTGCATGTGGTGCATCACGCCTATCCCAAGCTGGAATGGTATGCGCTCCCCCAGAAGACGCGAGAGGAGCGCGAGGCGTTTCTGGCGCGAAATGACGATTACTATTACCGCTCCTATGCACAGGTTTTCCGGCGCTATTTCTGGCGCGGCAAAGACCCGGTGCCGCATCCGCTCTTTTCGCGGCGCTAA
- a CDS encoding NUDIX hydrolase, protein MSSDTSVPPSGRTIDKTAIRNAATVIVLRDRMDTPKVLMGQRGAKAAFMPNKFVFPGGAVDPDDAGVPLVRRMPQVCRDRLLEEAEQGLSHALATAAIRELWEETGLILGQRNTWDRKPPKDWAGFADLGYVPDAHPLQFVFRAITPPGRPRRFDARFFLVDASEVANDLDDFSSAQDELSHLQWIPVSEVRGFDLPFITEVVLAEVAARVRDHTPPENVPFFNNTQEASLFERLKGRGPLSGKPIVYD, encoded by the coding sequence ATGAGCAGCGATACATCCGTCCCCCCAAGCGGGCGCACGATCGACAAGACCGCGATCCGCAATGCCGCAACCGTTATTGTATTGCGCGACCGGATGGACACCCCCAAGGTTCTGATGGGTCAACGCGGCGCCAAGGCGGCGTTTATGCCCAACAAATTCGTCTTTCCCGGTGGCGCGGTTGACCCGGATGATGCGGGCGTTCCGCTTGTGCGTCGCATGCCACAGGTGTGTCGCGACCGCCTGTTGGAAGAGGCCGAGCAGGGCCTCAGCCATGCTCTTGCCACCGCTGCCATTCGCGAGCTTTGGGAAGAAACCGGCCTGATCCTCGGGCAGCGCAACACATGGGATCGTAAACCGCCCAAGGACTGGGCCGGCTTTGCCGATCTTGGCTATGTGCCCGATGCGCATCCGCTGCAATTCGTCTTTCGTGCCATTACGCCGCCCGGCCGCCCGCGCCGGTTTGATGCGCGGTTCTTCCTTGTTGATGCCTCCGAAGTCGCCAATGATCTCGATGATTTTTCCTCGGCTCAGGATGAGCTGTCGCATCTGCAATGGATCCCGGTCAGCGAAGTGCGCGGCTTTGATCTGCCCTTCATTACCGAAGTTGTCCTTGCCGAAGTCGCCGCGCGGGTCCGCGACCACACGCCGCCGGAAAACGTGCCGTTCTTTAACAACACACAAGAGGCGAGCCTGTTTGAACGGCTCAAAGGGCGCGGGCCGTTGTCGGGCAAACCCATCGTTTACGACTGA